A part of Escherichia marmotae genomic DNA contains:
- the dksA gene encoding RNA polymerase-binding protein DksA, which produces MQEGQNRKTSSLSILAIAGVEPYQEKPGEEYMNEAQLAHFRRILEAWRNQLRDEVDRTVTHMQDEAANFPDPVDRAAQEEEFSLELRNRDRERKLIKKIEKTLKKVEDEDFGYCESCGVEIGIRRLEARPTADLCIDCKTLAEIREKQMAG; this is translated from the coding sequence ATGCAAGAAGGGCAAAACCGTAAAACATCGTCCCTGAGTATTCTCGCCATCGCTGGGGTGGAGCCATATCAGGAGAAGCCGGGCGAAGAGTATATGAACGAAGCCCAGCTGGCGCACTTCCGTCGTATTCTGGAAGCATGGCGTAATCAACTCAGGGATGAAGTCGATCGCACCGTTACACATATGCAGGATGAAGCCGCCAACTTCCCGGATCCGGTAGACCGTGCCGCCCAGGAAGAAGAGTTCAGCCTCGAACTGCGTAACCGCGATCGCGAGCGTAAGCTGATCAAAAAGATCGAGAAGACGCTGAAAAAAGTGGAAGACGAAGATTTCGGCTACTGCGAATCCTGCGGTGTTGAAATTGGTATTCGTCGTCTGGAAGCGCGCCCAACAGCCGATCTGTGCATCGACTGCAAAACGCTGGCTGAAATTCGCGAAAAACAGATGGCTGGCTAA
- the thpR gene encoding RNA 2',3'-cyclic phosphodiesterase gives MSEPQRLFFAIDLPAEIREQIIHWRAAQFPPEAGRPVAAENLHLTLAFLGEVSAEKEKALSLLAGRIRQPGFTLTLDDAGQWLRSRVVWLGMRQPPRGLIQLANMLRSQAARSGCFQSNRPFHPHITLLRDASEAVTIPPPGFNWSYAVTEFTLYASSFARGRTRYTPLKRWTLTQ, from the coding sequence ATGTCTGAACCGCAACGGCTGTTCTTTGCCATCGACTTACCTGCAGAAATCCGCGAACAGATTATCCACTGGCGCGCCGCACAGTTTCCACCAGAAGCGGGGCGTCCGGTTGCCGCTGAGAACTTGCATCTGACGCTGGCGTTTTTAGGCGAAGTGAGCGCAGAGAAAGAGAAGGCGCTCTCACTTTTGGCCGGACGGATTCGTCAACCCGGTTTCACACTAACGCTTGATGACGCCGGTCAGTGGCTACGTTCTCGCGTGGTGTGGCTTGGTATGCGCCAGCCGCCGCGCGGATTAATCCAACTGGCGAATATGCTTCGTTCACAAGCAGCACGCAGTGGTTGTTTTCAAAGCAATCGACCGTTTCATCCGCATATCACCTTATTGCGCGATGCCAGCGAGGCGGTGACAATCCCGCCGCCTGGCTTTAACTGGTCGTATGCGGTGACGGAGTTCACCCTTTACGCTTCCTCGTTTGCCCGAGGACGCACACGCTACACGCCGCTAAAACGCTGGACACTGACGCAATAA
- the gluQRS gene encoding tRNA glutamyl-Q(34) synthetase GluQRS: MTDTHYIGRFAPSPSGELHFGSLIAALGSYLQAHARQGRWLVRIEDIDPPREVPGAAETILRQLEHYGLHWDGDVLWQSQRHDAYREALAWLREQGLSYYCTCTRARIHSIGGIYDGHCRELHHGPDNAAVRIRQVHPVMQFTDQLRGIIHADEKLAQEDFIIHRRDGLFAYNLAVVVDDHFQGVTEIVRGADLIEPTVRQISLYQLFDWQAPDYIHLPLALNAQGAKLSKQNHAPALPKGDPRPVLIAALQFLGQQAETHWQDFSVEQILQSAVKNWTLTAVPESAIVNSTFSNASC; encoded by the coding sequence ATGACAGACACACACTATATTGGGCGCTTTGCCCCCTCACCTTCCGGCGAACTTCATTTTGGTTCTCTGATCGCTGCGCTTGGCAGCTATCTGCAAGCACACGCCCGGCAAGGTCGCTGGCTGGTACGCATTGAAGATATCGACCCACCCCGTGAAGTTCCCGGTGCCGCAGAGACTATCCTGCGCCAACTGGAACATTACGGCCTGCACTGGGACGGCGATGTTCTCTGGCAATCCCAACGTCACGACGCCTATCGTGAAGCCCTCGCCTGGTTACGTGAGCAAGGACTAAGTTATTACTGCACCTGTACGCGCGCACGTATTCACAGTATTGGCGGTATCTACGACGGTCATTGCCGTGAATTGCATCATGGCCCGGACAACGCGGCTGTACGTATTCGGCAGGTGCATCCGGTTATGCAGTTCACTGACCAACTGCGCGGCATTATCCACGCCGACGAAAAACTGGCGCAGGAAGATTTTATTATTCATCGCCGTGATGGTTTGTTTGCCTATAACCTGGCTGTGGTGGTTGATGATCACTTTCAGGGCGTGACTGAAATTGTCCGTGGCGCAGATTTGATTGAACCCACAGTGCGGCAAATCTCGCTGTACCAGCTTTTTGACTGGCAAGCGCCAGATTACATTCATTTGCCGCTGGCGCTTAACGCACAAGGCGCTAAACTTTCCAAGCAGAATCATGCGCCTGCGTTACCAAAAGGCGACCCGCGCCCGGTACTAATCGCGGCACTTCAATTTCTTGGTCAGCAGGCAGAAACACATTGGCAGGATTTCAGCGTCGAGCAAATCCTTCAGTCAGCCGTCAAAAACTGGACGCTGACCGCCGTACCTGAGTCGGCAATTGTAAATTCAACATTCTCAAATGCGTCATGCTGA
- a CDS encoding fimbrial protein, with product MNKKLLAVVLAASCFSAGNAMAVDGGEININGLVSDETCPATVNGGSNDVNITLKTAKPSDIAALNDKALGAYPAAISISVNCSNAAANKTATMSFTSTFHSSTQGTLENDNSISGPAKGVNIALHDVSAPTPALVKVNDPSSKISSPIDSTSHIATFSYMASYVKSSSTATVTSGPVKTNATYTLTYQ from the coding sequence ATGAACAAGAAGCTTCTGGCGGTTGTTCTGGCAGCGTCCTGTTTTTCTGCTGGTAATGCAATGGCTGTGGATGGTGGTGAAATCAATATCAACGGTCTGGTTTCTGATGAAACCTGCCCGGCAACCGTTAACGGTGGCAGCAACGACGTTAACATCACCCTGAAAACCGCGAAACCAAGTGATATTGCAGCGCTGAATGACAAAGCGCTGGGTGCATACCCGGCAGCAATCAGCATCTCAGTAAACTGCTCCAATGCAGCCGCAAATAAAACGGCAACAATGAGCTTTACCTCTACTTTCCACAGCTCCACCCAGGGTACTCTGGAAAATGACAACTCCATCAGCGGCCCGGCTAAAGGTGTCAACATCGCACTTCACGATGTCTCCGCCCCCACCCCGGCACTGGTTAAAGTAAACGATCCTTCAAGCAAAATTTCTTCTCCTATCGATTCAACCAGCCATATCGCCACCTTCAGCTATATGGCGTCCTATGTGAAATCTTCTTCAACCGCAACCGTCACCAGCGGCCCGGTGAAAACCAACGCAACCTATACCCTGACTTATCAGTAA
- the mrcB gene encoding bifunctional glycosyl transferase/transpeptidase encodes MAGNDREPIGRKGKPTRPVKQKVSRRRYEDDDDYDDYEDEEPMPRKGKGKGRKPRGKRGWLWLLLKLGIVFAVLIAVYGVYLDQKIRSRIDGKVWQLPAAVYGRMVNLEPDMTISKNEMVKLLEATQYRQVSKMTRPGEFTVQANSIEMIRRPFDFPDSKEGQVRARLTFEGDHLATIVNMENNRQFGFFRLDPRLITMISSPNGEQRLFVPRSGFPDLLVDTLLATEDRHFYEHDGISLYSIGRAVLANLTAGRTVQGASTLTQQLVKNLFLSSERSYWRKANEAYMALIMDARYSKDRILELYMNEVYLGQSGDNEIRGFPLASLYYFGRPVEELSLDQQALLVGMVKGASIYNPWRNPKLALERRNLVLRLLQQQQIIDQELYDMLSARPLGVQPRGGVISPQPAFMQLVRQELQAKLGDKVKDLSGVKIFTTFDSVAQDAAEKAAVEGIPALKKQRKLSDLETAIVVVDRFSGEVRAMVGGSEPQFAGYNRAMQARRSIGSLAKPATYLTALSQPKIYRLNTWIADAPIALRQPNGQVWSPQNDDRRYSESGRVMLVDALTRSMNVPTVNLGMALGLPAVTDTWIKLGVPKDQLNPVPAMLLGALNLTPIEVAQAFQTIASGGNRAPLSALRSVIAEDGKVLYQSFPQAERAVPAQAAYLTLWTMQQVVQRGTGRQLGAKYPNLHLAGKTGTTNNNVDTWFAGIDGSTVTITWVGRDNNQPTKLYGASGAMSIYQRYLANQTPTPLNLVPPEDIVDMGVDYDGNFVCSGGMRILPVWTSDPQSLCQQSEMQQQPSGNPFDQSSQPQQQQPAQQEQKDSDGVAGWIKEMFGSN; translated from the coding sequence ATGGCCGGGAATGACCGCGAGCCAATTGGACGCAAAGGGAAACCGACGCGTCCTGTCAAACAAAAGGTAAGCCGTCGTCGCTACGAAGATGACGACGATTATGATGACTATGAGGATGAAGAACCGATGCCACGCAAAGGTAAGGGCAAAGGGCGTAAGCCTCGTGGTAAACGCGGCTGGCTATGGCTGCTACTGAAACTGGGGATCGTATTTGCGGTGTTAATCGCCGTTTACGGTGTTTATCTCGATCAAAAAATTCGCAGCCGTATTGATGGCAAGGTGTGGCAATTGCCAGCGGCAGTTTATGGTCGGATGGTAAACCTTGAGCCAGACATGACCATCAGCAAGAACGAGATGGTGAAATTGCTGGAGGCCACGCAATATCGTCAGGTGTCGAAGATGACCCGTCCTGGCGAATTTACCGTGCAGGCCAACAGCATTGAGATGATCCGCCGTCCGTTTGATTTCCCGGATAGTAAAGAAGGACAGGTGCGTGCGCGTCTGACTTTTGAGGGCGATCATCTGGCGACTATTGTCAATATGGAGAACAACCGTCAGTTCGGTTTCTTCCGTCTTGATCCGCGTCTGATCACCATGATCTCCTCACCAAACGGCGAACAGCGTCTGTTTGTGCCGCGTAGTGGCTTCCCGGATTTGCTGGTAGATACTTTGCTGGCGACAGAAGACCGTCATTTCTACGAGCATGATGGTATCAGTCTCTACTCCATTGGACGTGCGGTGCTGGCGAACCTGACCGCCGGGCGCACGGTGCAGGGGGCGAGTACGCTGACTCAACAGTTAGTGAAGAACCTGTTCCTCTCTAGCGAACGTTCTTACTGGCGTAAAGCGAACGAAGCCTATATGGCGTTAATCATGGATGCGCGTTACAGCAAAGACCGCATTCTTGAGCTGTATATGAACGAGGTATATCTCGGTCAGAGCGGTGACAACGAAATCCGTGGTTTCCCGCTGGCAAGCCTGTACTACTTTGGTCGTCCGGTAGAAGAGTTGAGCCTTGATCAGCAGGCGCTGTTAGTCGGTATGGTGAAAGGTGCGTCTATCTATAACCCGTGGCGCAACCCGAAACTGGCGCTTGAGCGACGTAACCTGGTACTGCGTCTGCTGCAACAGCAGCAGATTATTGATCAAGAACTCTACGACATGTTGAGCGCACGTCCGCTGGGCGTACAGCCGCGCGGTGGGGTGATCTCTCCGCAGCCTGCCTTTATGCAACTGGTGCGCCAGGAGTTGCAGGCGAAACTGGGCGATAAAGTGAAAGATCTCTCTGGCGTGAAGATCTTCACTACTTTTGACTCGGTGGCTCAGGACGCGGCAGAAAAAGCCGCCGTGGAAGGCATTCCGGCACTGAAGAAACAGCGTAAGTTGAGCGATCTGGAAACAGCGATTGTGGTTGTTGACCGCTTTAGCGGTGAAGTTCGCGCGATGGTCGGTGGCTCCGAACCGCAGTTTGCGGGTTACAACCGTGCGATGCAGGCGCGTCGTTCGATTGGATCACTGGCAAAACCAGCGACCTATCTGACGGCCTTAAGCCAGCCGAAAATCTATCGCCTGAATACGTGGATTGCCGATGCGCCAATCGCGCTGCGTCAGCCTAACGGTCAGGTCTGGTCACCACAGAACGATGACCGCCGTTATAGCGAGAGCGGCAGAGTAATGTTGGTAGATGCGCTGACCCGTTCGATGAACGTGCCAACGGTGAATCTGGGGATGGCGTTAGGGTTACCTGCGGTAACGGACACCTGGATTAAACTGGGCGTGCCGAAAGATCAGTTGAATCCGGTTCCGGCAATGTTGCTTGGGGCGCTGAACTTAACGCCAATCGAAGTGGCGCAGGCATTCCAGACTATCGCCAGCGGTGGTAACCGTGCGCCGCTTTCTGCATTGCGTTCAGTTATTGCCGAAGATGGTAAAGTGCTCTATCAGAGCTTCCCGCAGGCGGAACGCGCAGTTCCGGCACAAGCGGCGTATCTGACGCTATGGACCATGCAGCAAGTGGTGCAACGTGGTACTGGTCGCCAATTGGGAGCGAAATACCCGAATCTGCACCTGGCGGGCAAAACCGGGACTACCAACAACAACGTTGATACCTGGTTTGCGGGCATTGACGGCAGCACGGTGACCATCACCTGGGTTGGCCGCGATAACAACCAGCCGACTAAGTTGTACGGTGCCAGCGGGGCGATGTCGATTTACCAGCGTTATCTGGCTAACCAGACGCCAACGCCGCTGAATCTTGTACCGCCGGAAGATATCGTGGATATGGGCGTCGACTACGACGGCAACTTTGTTTGCAGCGGTGGAATGCGTATCTTGCCGGTCTGGACCAGCGATCCGCAATCGCTGTGTCAACAGAGTGAGATGCAGCAGCAGCCGTCAGGCAATCCGTTTGATCAGTCTTCTCAGCCGCAGCAGCAGCAACCTGCTCAACAAGAGCAGAAAGACAGCGACGGCGTGGCGGGCTGGATTAAGGAAATGTTTGGTAGTAATTAA
- a CDS encoding fimbrial protein, which yields MTRKNIPLALAVLTLSASALAVDVDVKFRADIIQPTCDIKLEGTGTSKTGTDAYKLVIPDIRLDQLRAKSAETVGEFTLKTENCTGSPSKIVSTIMAEKKTSASVNLAIPPATGAGLTNNIGVGFRRASTSTDTFFKVQNDEKITWTANEITKDGLKLAAVMRETQADKGTIGDFSAKVTFNFTYE from the coding sequence ATGACACGGAAAAATATTCCTCTGGCACTTGCCGTGCTGACGCTCTCAGCCTCGGCACTGGCCGTTGATGTCGACGTTAAATTCAGGGCCGATATTATACAGCCGACCTGTGATATCAAACTGGAAGGAACCGGTACGTCTAAAACCGGCACTGACGCCTATAAGCTGGTCATTCCTGATATCAGGCTCGACCAGTTACGCGCGAAAAGTGCCGAAACGGTAGGCGAATTTACCTTAAAAACGGAAAACTGTACGGGCAGCCCAAGCAAAATCGTTTCTACCATCATGGCAGAGAAAAAAACCAGTGCAAGCGTGAATCTGGCGATTCCCCCCGCAACGGGAGCCGGGTTAACGAACAATATCGGTGTCGGTTTCCGTCGGGCCAGTACGTCAACTGACACATTTTTTAAAGTCCAGAACGATGAAAAAATCACGTGGACTGCCAATGAAATCACCAAGGACGGGTTAAAACTGGCTGCCGTAATGCGAGAAACCCAGGCTGATAAGGGCACAATCGGTGATTTCAGCGCCAAAGTCACGTTTAACTTCACCTATGAATAA
- the folK gene encoding 2-amino-4-hydroxy-6-hydroxymethyldihydropteridine diphosphokinase: protein MTVAYIAIGSNLASPLEQVNAAVKALGEIPESRILAVSSFYRTPPLGPQDQPDYLNAAVALETTLAPEELLNHTQRIELQQGRVRKAERWGPRTLDLDIMLFGDAVINTERLTVPHYDMKNRGFMLWPLFEIAPGLVFPDNHTLARLLTDAQFPRPSLW, encoded by the coding sequence ATGACAGTGGCATATATTGCCATAGGCAGCAATCTGGCCTCTCCGCTGGAGCAGGTCAATGCTGCCGTGAAAGCACTCGGTGAAATTCCTGAAAGCCGCATTCTTGCCGTTTCTTCGTTTTACCGTACCCCTCCGCTGGGGCCACAAGATCAGCCGGATTACTTAAACGCCGCCGTGGCGCTGGAAACAACTCTCGCACCTGAAGAGTTACTCAATCACACACAGCGTATTGAATTGCAGCAAGGTCGCGTTCGTAAGGCCGAACGCTGGGGGCCGCGCACGTTAGATCTCGACATCATGCTGTTTGGTGATGCGGTGATTAACACTGAACGCCTCACTGTTCCGCACTATGATATGAAGAATCGTGGTTTTATGCTCTGGCCGCTGTTTGAGATTGCGCCAGGTCTCGTATTCCCGGATAACCACACGCTTGCCCGGTTACTGACTGATGCACAATTTCCGCGCCCTTCTCTTTGGTAA
- a CDS encoding fimbrial chaperone, whose product MLNYNKTIAAIVVGATLTAFSPITQADIVINGTRIIYKESDKKITARLENKGSRPLLVQSWLDTGDDNVDPALIKVPFNATPPVSRIDPKKGQTVTITYTGTQALPKDRESVYWFNVLEVPPKMQAKEAENKNVLQLAFRTRIKLFYRPDGLAGEHFKAPEQLTWRWNGNKIKVTNPTPYYVSFSSVEVQSGNKKYIVDATMVAPKSDAEFTVQGLNTSPGGAKLHYSAISDYGSEIKGEANM is encoded by the coding sequence ATGTTGAATTATAACAAGACTATCGCTGCTATCGTTGTCGGTGCAACGCTTACGGCATTCAGCCCCATAACCCAGGCCGATATCGTTATCAACGGTACGCGCATCATCTATAAAGAAAGCGACAAAAAGATCACTGCTCGCCTGGAAAATAAAGGCTCTCGCCCATTGCTGGTGCAGTCCTGGCTTGATACCGGTGATGACAATGTAGACCCGGCTTTGATCAAAGTCCCGTTTAACGCGACCCCACCGGTCTCACGCATAGACCCGAAAAAAGGCCAAACCGTTACCATCACCTATACCGGTACGCAGGCATTACCGAAAGACAGGGAAAGTGTGTACTGGTTTAACGTGCTGGAAGTTCCACCCAAAATGCAGGCAAAAGAAGCTGAAAATAAAAATGTCCTGCAACTGGCTTTCCGTACCCGTATCAAACTGTTCTATCGCCCTGATGGATTAGCCGGTGAGCATTTCAAAGCGCCAGAGCAATTAACCTGGCGCTGGAATGGAAATAAAATAAAAGTAACGAACCCAACGCCTTATTATGTTTCCTTCTCGTCTGTCGAAGTGCAGTCGGGAAATAAAAAATATATCGTAGACGCCACAATGGTTGCACCAAAAAGCGATGCCGAATTTACAGTACAGGGTCTGAATACCTCCCCTGGCGGCGCTAAATTACACTATTCAGCTATTAGTGATTACGGCAGTGAAATAAAAGGCGAAGCAAATATGTAA
- the pcnB gene encoding polynucleotide adenylyltransferase PcnB, with product MFTRVANFCRKVLSREESEAEQAVARPQVTVIPREQHAISRKDISENALKVMYRLNKAGYEAWLVGGGVRDLLLGKKPKDFDVTTNATPEQVRKLFRNCRLVGRRFRLAHVMFGPEIIEVATFRGHHEGNVSDRTTSQRGQNGMLLRDNIFGSIEEDAQRRDFTINSLYYSVADFTVRDYVGGMKDLKDGVIRLIGNPETRYREDPVRMLRAVRFAAKLGMRISPETAEPIPRLATLLNDIPPARLFEESLKLLQAGYGYETYKLLCEYHLFQPLFPTITRYFTENGDSPMERMIEQVLKNTDTRIHNDMRVNPAFLFAAMFWYPLLETAQKIAQESGLTYHDAFALAMNDVLDEACRSLAIPKRLTTLTRDIWQLQLRMSRRQGKRAWKLLEHPKFRAAYDLLALRAEVERNAELQRLAKWWGEFQVSAPPDQKGMLTELDEEPAQRRRTRRPRKRAPRREGTT from the coding sequence ATTTTTACCCGAGTCGCTAATTTTTGCCGCAAGGTGCTAAGCCGCGAGGAGAGCGAGGCTGAACAGGCAGTCGCCCGTCCACAGGTGACGGTGATCCCGCGTGAACAGCATGCTATTTCCCGCAAAGATATCAGTGAAAATGCCCTGAAGGTAATGTACAGGCTCAATAAAGCGGGATACGAAGCCTGGCTGGTTGGCGGCGGCGTGCGCGACCTGTTACTTGGCAAAAAGCCGAAAGATTTCGACGTGACCACTAACGCCACGCCTGAGCAGGTACGCAAACTATTCCGTAACTGCCGTCTGGTGGGTCGCCGTTTCCGTCTTGCTCACGTGATGTTTGGTCCGGAAATTATCGAAGTCGCAACCTTCCGTGGGCACCACGAAGGCAACGTCAGCGACCGCACGACCTCCCAGCGTGGGCAAAACGGCATGTTGCTGCGCGACAACATATTCGGCTCCATCGAAGAAGACGCCCAGCGCCGCGATTTCACCATCAACAGCCTGTATTACAGCGTCGCGGATTTTACCGTCCGTGATTACGTTGGCGGCATGAAAGATCTGAAAGACGGCGTGATTCGCCTGATTGGTAACCCGGAAACGCGCTACCGTGAAGATCCGGTACGTATGCTGCGCGCGGTACGTTTTGCCGCCAAGTTGGGTATGCGTATCAGCCCGGAAACCGCAGAACCGATCCCACGCCTGGCTACCCTGCTGAACGATATCCCACCGGCACGCCTGTTTGAAGAATCACTCAAACTTCTACAAGCAGGCTACGGTTACGAAACCTATAAATTGCTGTGTGAATATCATCTGTTCCAGCCGCTGTTCCCGACCATTACCCGTTACTTCACGGAAAATGGCGACAGCCCAATGGAGCGGATGATTGAGCAGGTACTGAAAAATACTGATACGCGTATCCATAATGATATGCGCGTTAACCCGGCGTTCCTGTTTGCCGCCATGTTCTGGTATCCACTGCTGGAGACGGCACAAAAAATCGCGCAAGAGAGCGGCCTTACCTATCACGATGCTTTCGCGCTGGCGATGAACGATGTGCTGGACGAAGCCTGCCGTTCACTGGCGATCCCGAAACGTCTGACTACGCTAACTCGCGATATCTGGCAGTTGCAGTTGCGCATGTCCCGTCGTCAGGGCAAACGTGCATGGAAACTGCTGGAGCATCCGAAATTCCGCGCCGCTTACGACCTGCTGGCACTGCGTGCAGAAGTGGAACGCAACGCTGAGCTGCAACGTCTGGCGAAATGGTGGGGTGAATTCCAGGTTTCTGCGCCACCAGATCAAAAAGGGATGCTCACCGAGCTGGATGAAGAACCAGCACAGCGCCGTCGTACTCGTCGTCCGCGCAAACGCGCACCGCGTCGCGAGGGCACCACATGA
- a CDS encoding outer membrane usher protein: MTHCKLTRIAVIFACIYGHAANAAESIEYDPSFLMGSSAQGIDLSRYSDGNPAMPGSYDVKVYVNESAATSMTVELIDTGKKSADACISRKMLNQLHIKQPDLKDGEAVLRKGEAEADDCLDLARAIPQSEVYFDTNDQKLDITVPQIWILSNYQGYIDPSLWEDGISAAMLSYRMNGWRNTRRGDETQSFYTALNAGLNLGNWHFRSNGNYSWQQDVGGNFDIQNSYMQRELPFIRSQLVVGETYTTGETFDSVGIKGARLYSDDRMLPPSMTSFAPVIRGVANSNAKVTITQGGYKIYEGTVPPGEFAIDDIMPSGYGNDLVVTIEEADGSRRTFSQPFSSVMQMLRPGVGRWDLSGGQIVRDDLREDYNLLQGSFYYGINNTFTGYTGIQFTDADFMAVLLGLGVNTSIGAVSLDVTQSKANIYNDQTYTGQSYRISWNKMFSATNTSLNLAAYRYSTSNYLGLNDALTLQDDARHSSPDEQRTMGNYQRTRNQFTISLNQPLMFEEVDYGSFYLNGSWTDYWSGSHSQSTYSMGYSKGTSWGTWSATVQRTWNEDGDQDDSFYLSFSIPLEKLLGGKHRDSGFQYLDSRMSTDFNGSHRLSASANGSSGDGKYNYSVNTNYSTNKQSSNLADIGGYLSYESQWGTWSGSASADTDHSRQLSLSTDGGFVLHGGGLTYTNHSFSDTDTLVLVKAPGAHGARINYSSNTIDRWGYGVATSASPYRENNITLDIQELENDVELKSTSSQTVPRYGAITMTSFETDQGRSAMISMRRSDGEPLPFAANITNEQGQSLGYIGQNNQAFVRGIEDNGVLRVNWSDKDNVSQYCIARYQVPASAADQRGNQTLSLDNVLCTVSATH; encoded by the coding sequence ATGACTCATTGTAAACTGACACGGATTGCCGTTATTTTTGCCTGCATTTATGGCCATGCTGCCAATGCGGCAGAAAGTATTGAATACGATCCCAGCTTCCTGATGGGGAGTTCTGCCCAGGGGATTGACCTGTCGCGTTATTCCGACGGTAACCCTGCTATGCCCGGCAGCTATGACGTAAAAGTCTACGTCAATGAAAGTGCCGCAACGAGCATGACCGTAGAACTTATTGATACCGGCAAGAAAAGTGCCGACGCCTGTATTTCTCGTAAAATGCTCAATCAGTTGCATATTAAACAGCCGGATCTCAAAGACGGAGAGGCTGTATTACGCAAAGGCGAAGCGGAAGCTGATGATTGTCTCGATCTGGCGCGGGCGATCCCACAGTCAGAAGTCTATTTCGATACTAACGATCAGAAGTTGGATATCACGGTTCCGCAGATCTGGATCCTCAGTAATTATCAGGGATATATCGACCCGTCATTATGGGAAGACGGCATCAGTGCCGCCATGTTGTCCTACCGTATGAACGGCTGGCGCAACACGCGCCGGGGTGATGAAACTCAGTCGTTCTATACTGCGCTCAACGCAGGGCTTAACCTCGGGAACTGGCATTTCAGAAGCAACGGTAACTATAGCTGGCAGCAGGATGTTGGCGGTAATTTTGATATCCAGAACAGCTATATGCAGCGCGAGCTGCCATTTATTCGTTCTCAACTTGTGGTCGGGGAGACCTACACCACCGGGGAAACCTTCGACTCTGTCGGCATTAAAGGCGCACGCCTGTACAGCGACGACCGCATGTTACCGCCTTCCATGACCAGTTTTGCCCCGGTGATCCGCGGCGTGGCAAACAGTAACGCCAAAGTCACCATCACCCAGGGCGGCTATAAAATTTACGAAGGAACCGTACCGCCTGGCGAATTCGCCATTGATGACATCATGCCTTCTGGCTACGGCAATGATCTGGTGGTCACCATTGAAGAAGCCGACGGTTCACGGCGGACATTCTCACAACCGTTCTCCTCGGTTATGCAGATGCTGCGTCCGGGCGTCGGGCGTTGGGATCTCAGCGGCGGGCAAATCGTTCGCGACGATTTGCGCGAAGACTATAACTTGCTGCAAGGGTCATTCTACTACGGTATCAACAACACCTTCACCGGCTATACGGGTATCCAGTTCACCGATGCTGACTTTATGGCCGTGCTGCTGGGGCTGGGCGTAAACACCAGCATCGGCGCAGTATCGCTGGACGTCACTCAGTCGAAGGCGAATATCTACAACGATCAAACCTACACCGGGCAAAGCTATCGTATTTCGTGGAACAAAATGTTCAGTGCCACCAATACCTCACTAAACCTGGCCGCCTATCGCTATTCCACCAGTAATTACCTGGGGCTGAACGATGCCCTGACGTTACAGGATGATGCCAGACACAGCTCACCAGACGAGCAACGCACAATGGGGAATTATCAGCGTACCCGCAATCAGTTCACTATCAGTCTCAACCAGCCGCTGATGTTCGAGGAGGTCGATTATGGCTCGTTTTATCTTAATGGTAGTTGGACGGATTACTGGAGCGGAAGCCATAGCCAGAGCACGTACTCCATGGGCTACAGCAAAGGGACAAGTTGGGGAACCTGGAGTGCCACAGTACAACGCACCTGGAATGAAGACGGCGATCAGGATGACAGTTTCTATCTGAGTTTCAGCATTCCGCTGGAAAAATTACTGGGCGGTAAACATCGCGACAGCGGCTTCCAGTATCTCGACAGCCGTATGAGCACTGACTTTAACGGCAGCCATCGTTTGAGCGCCAGCGCCAACGGCAGCAGCGGCGATGGAAAATATAACTACAGCGTGAATACCAATTACTCCACCAATAAGCAGAGTTCCAATCTGGCAGATATTGGCGGTTATCTCAGCTATGAATCGCAATGGGGTACATGGTCTGGCTCAGCATCGGCTGACACTGACCACAGCCGTCAGCTCTCTCTCAGCACCGATGGCGGCTTTGTCCTGCACGGTGGCGGGCTGACGTATACCAATCACAGCTTTAGCGATACCGATACGCTTGTCCTGGTGAAAGCCCCTGGAGCGCATGGCGCACGAATCAACTACAGCAGTAACACCATTGACCGTTGGGGTTATGGCGTCGCCACGTCCGCCTCTCCGTATCGGGAAAACAACATCACGCTCGATATTCAGGAGCTGGAAAACGACGTAGAGCTTAAGAGCACCAGTTCACAAACGGTTCCGCGCTACGGGGCAATTACCATGACCAGTTTCGAAACCGATCAGGGCCGCTCAGCGATGATCTCGATGCGTCGTAGCGATGGCGAACCTCTGCCATTTGCCGCCAATATCACCAATGAGCAAGGGCAGTCTCTGGGCTACATCGGCCAGAACAACCAGGCCTTTGTACGCGGTATCGAAGATAACGGCGTGTTGCGGGTGAACTGGTCCGATAAGGACAACGTTTCACAGTACTGCATCGCGCGCTATCAGGTTCCGGCATCCGCTGCTGACCAGCGCGGCAACCAGACCCTGTCACTGGATAACGTACTCTGTACGGTATCTGCAACTCACTAA